The region TGGTAGTTAATGTTAGCTTGAGGCTTCCTCTTCAAAAGTAGACAGACTGACAGGTAAAGAATCATCTGAGCCTGGAAGATCATCTCGTCGTGGCTGGAGCTGTCGTGTCCATCCCCGTGAAGCGGAGGGAGAGACATGAGCGACGAGGCTAGATGTGCGTCCACAGTTTCGATTTGAGACTCCAGGTTGCAGTCCAATGACCGGTTGAGTTCGAGAACGGCGCCTAAATTCTGCACTGCGCTTATACGGTATGCAAATGTTGAGAAACTCTCTCCTAATGTCCAATTATTCTGGAGATCGTCCAATGTTTGTCCTGTTGGTATTACCTAGAGGTGGTCAGCAGTCTGTTCTTCCTTTGTTTGTTTTACCCTTACGCTGTCATAGTTGTACAACTTCTCTGCGCACGGTAGTTGTATGTCCGTTGGTTGGCGATATAATCGAAACGAACTCTGCTCTCGAAACGCGGCTAATAATCCGTCAACGACGTAAAGCTCCCAGTACGTCCTTCGCCAACTCTCCTCCATTGCCGAGTGGCCGTAAGAATTCTCCCTAGCAAAGCATGAATTGTTGAGCCCAATCTCCAGTGCAAGGGTGCTGGCAGTCTGTACTAGTCGATGAGAACTTTTTTCATCGCCGTTTGAATGATCAATGACTGCCAACAGCAGTAATGCCTGAACCTTGAACCCGTCTTGCATCGTCGGGTCGGAGAGAGAATCGAATGCCTCTCGCCGGAATTCCTGCCTGAGTGATGGATTGGAGTAATAGTGTGCACCAATATAACGCATTATGGAAAGCAGAGCCGGGGGTATTAGATAACAGAGCGGCGAGTTCAGAGCTTTTCTCGGTATCACAACAGGGTGCGAGAGGTGAAAGTTCTGGTAGTAGAGCTGGATCATCGGGTCGTACGCCACCTCCGGGGTGACAAGCTCTGGCTCTTGAAGGGCAACGAGGGTATCTTCGGGGATGGGTAGTTCTTGAATAGTACTATCATCTAGCGGTTGAAAGAATGATTTTGCCTCCAATATGTCAGTATTTCTATTCTCTAGCAATGCGTGTAGGGCCGGGATGGTACATCTAGAGTCCTGTCGGTAGAAAACGCAGCATCATCCAGCCAGTCTGGGAAGGTATCCGGGACAGTCGAAAAAACATTCTCGTCTATTAGTTGAGGCGAGGTATTCCTGGTGTTTTTGCGCAGCCCTCTCTTGGAACGAACGTATTGGCATTCAGTATCGTTTGTCCGACAGCGAGTGCAAGCCGGCATGAGGGCATCACACTTTACATGGCGACGCCGGCAAGCAAGGCACGCAAGCGAAGAAGGTCTCGGGGGAGAATCACCCTTTTCTTGCATCGTTACCGGGTTGTATATGGTGGTAGTATACAGTCTTGGTTGTGACAGAGCTACCAAAGCTCAACCAGTCTGTCTAACAATAACGACAACCTTCTTTGATAGATAGATTTTATGTCTAACGACAATTCCATTGCCGGTTTTCAGCTCTCGGGGTACTAGGTGTCTGCATCTCGGCCTCCTTGGAGTCGGATTCTGAATCATGTTCTTGATCCCGAGATCCCCGAGTCGCCGACCAATGTTTCATCCATGCCTTCACACCGCCGCATATGCGCTCCTGCATCCACGGAACGCTCGCCAGCGAATCAGATAGGTGAGCAGGACCCTTAATTCGTAATACCATTCGGTGTCCAAGCCCCCACCGTGGACTTGCTTCTGGGCTGAGCCTCCCGAGTCCCGAGGCCCATATCTACTAGAGCGGCGATCATCCCCGATCTCCCGCAGGTCTTTGTTATGTCTCCCTGAGCCAGCGCTGCCCCTGAAAATCACCGGGTTAAAACATCTTTGGCCTGATATGGGCGATATACTGAAAAACCACACTCGTCACAGGGAAGGCACTGGAGTTGGCCGCAACGAGTTGAGCTTCCCAGGCGCTTGGGCCAGGTCAGCCCGGTCAGGTCCCCGCGAGTGGGGAGGTCATATTGCTCGGGGAATATCCCTCCACTAGTCCACTTAGCGAATCCTGCCGCGGCGTCTTGCGGAGGCAGCTGTAGCACTAACAAACATTGTCCTAGAGCCCAGTCACCGGATGGTGGAGGCTGTCCTGGTTTGATCTTCGCAGGCTCGTGGCGTTGAAGGCGTAGTGTAACGGCGCACTTGTACTCCCAAACAATGCTCAGAGGGTGTACGCCATTATGACAGCTATAGTCCCGCTGTTTATGCACTTTATTCAATACTGTCAGCTTAGCAGTTTAGGCATGCAGAGGATCCAGCGGGATACCTGGCGGCCTGCGTGGACCGCAATGATAGGCTGCAAGGGGCAACCCCGAAATGGTCCCCGATATGATCTGGCTTGGCTGGGTATTTCTCATTCCTTTCGATGAGTCTGATATGTTTTAAACTCGTCTGCATTGGGATGATTACTCGAGCCTTGGGTTGGCGGTGTTTGGAGCGCGGAGGTGACACTGTTTGGGGTTGCTGTAACGCCTAGTGAGGACTCAATGTCAGCACCGCTCGATATTATCCTCAGTTCTTCAGTTCGAGTAGT is a window of Aspergillus puulaauensis MK2 DNA, chromosome 4, nearly complete sequence DNA encoding:
- a CDS encoding Zn(II)2Cys6 transcription factor (COG:K;~EggNog:ENOG410Q25B;~InterPro:IPR036864,IPR007219,IPR001138;~PFAM:PF00172,PF04082;~TransMembrane:1 (o471-491i);~go_function: GO:0000981 - DNA-binding transcription factor activity, RNA polymerase II-specific [Evidence IEA];~go_function: GO:0003677 - DNA binding [Evidence IEA];~go_function: GO:0008270 - zinc ion binding [Evidence IEA];~go_process: GO:0006351 - transcription, DNA-templated [Evidence IEA];~go_process: GO:0006355 - regulation of transcription, DNA-templated [Evidence IEA]), whose translation is MQEKGDSPPRPSSLACLACRRRHVKCDALMPACTRCRTNDTECQYVRSKRGLRKNTRNTSPQLIDENVFSTVPDTFPDWLDDAAFSTDRTLDAKSFFQPLDDSTIQELPIPEDTLVALQEPELVTPEVAYDPMIQLYYQNFHLSHPVVIPRKALNSPLCYLIPPALLSIMRYIGAHYYSNPSLRQEFRREAFDSLSDPTMQDGFKVQALLLLAVIDHSNGDEKSSHRLVQTASTLALEIGLNNSCFARENSYGHSAMEESWRRTYWELYVVDGLLAAFREQSSFRLYRQPTDIQLPCAEKLYNYDSVIPTGQTLDDLQNNWTLGESFSTFAYRISAVQNLGAVLELNRSLDCNLESQIETVDAHLASSLMSLPPLHGDGHDSSSHDEMIFQAQMILYLALIYLHHPRSSMRFASFNANPPTSCTRIKPIEGSGSELTRTQSLDLHSHKLIRAADSLSGLATLPSAIHHRTPFFTCALAMCMIVHTAALLIVGDSGREEGVKARIQLSIGSLKTLGKIWPLSQNVRLQMVDMYKAVVRK